CTCCAATTCAATATTAGTGGACTTTTTAATTTTACTTATTTCATTTAGTCCTAATTCCCTTGCCAATATCACCCTTTTTATTCCTTTTTTCTCCGCCCATGCAGCCCCTTCAGGCGTGTGAATGCCCATTTGTGTAGACGCGTGAACAGGTATTCTTATCCTGTCAAGAACCAACGATGCCAGTCCCAAATCTTGAACAATAATCGCGTCAGCACCTATATCTTTTAATTCCCCGATATAAGAAATTGCGTCATCCAATTCTGACTCTTTTATTAAGGTGTTAACGGTGATGTAAACTTTCGCCCTCCTTGAGTGTGCGAGTTCTATAGCTCCAATCAATTCCTCAAAGGAGAAATTTTGAGCGAACTTTCTAGCACCGAACCTTTTCCCACCTAAATAGATAGCATCAGCCCCTGCCAATAAGGCTGCTTTTAGAGCGTCAATAGAACCAGCGGGCGCTAGCACCTCCATGAACGTAAATTATCTCCTTAAATATTAGAACTGGTATTGATTCGTATAGGAATTGTAATCTGCTCGTAATAGCAGACCAATTATCCAACTCTTCTCTCTTTACAATTGGTGAGAATGAGAATGGCTTACAGGTCAAAAATTAAAACTCAATTAATTAATGAAAGCTCGAACGAACGACAAACAGAAATAAAAGATGGCGAGGTTAGAATCGATTGCCGCGATTGCTCTGGACCTCAAGATCTAAAAGAACAAATGTGCATGCGATGCTGCCTGAAATCCTTTCAGGAAGCTTCTAACTGTGAAAAAATAATTCTATCTCGTTATATTGATGTAGCGTACGAAGGCCCCTCCATTGAGATAATAATAGAGCTTTCAGAAATCGCCCAATTATGTCGAATGCCAATTGGAGTAGAAAATCATTTATGCAAAAATTGCTCTTCGCGCCCATCTTTAATTTTTGGAGAGCTCGCAGATTCGATTCCATTCTCCTTAACAGGAAAAAATAATTTGAAATCTGTCCGTCAGGCAAATGAAAAGTGCTATAATTGCGTTAATCGAATAAATGACCACCTATCCCATATAAATTCTAGATTAAAAACAATCGAAAAGAAAGTCCAAAAAAGGGCCTTTATGGTCATCGAGGATTGATTTTATGGCGAAGGTCCTGATTCCGAGATATTACTCCGAAAGTTTAAATTATAATATGAAAGGATTAAGACGCTTACTTGACCAAGATCGGAGAACTTGCCCCCGTTATTCTCATTATTGGCTCAATTTAATCCCTCCTTTAAACAGCAAAATTTTAGATGAATACGAAGTAGCTGGATCTAAAATACGTATATACTCGGTTGGTGGTGAATTAGATATATTATATCATCTCACTCCATGGGAATACACGTTAGATATCATTGAAACCGAATTGATAATTCTTGCTACAGAAAGGATAATGTCTCTTACACCTTGCAATGAGGATTATGAGAAATGGCATCTCAGGCGTCAAATCCAATCTATTGCTTTGAAAGAGCTTCGGAAAGAAGTTCAGCGTAGAAAAATGTATCAAGGAAAGGAGTCACATGAAATCGAACAAAGGCTTCTTTCCATGGCTGAAGTAGTTACGCGTTATACGGCAGGACTGGGTCTATTCGAGATCCTTCTTTCCGATCGTAGATTAGAGGATATCTATGTCGATGCCCCCTGTGAAACTAATCCAATTCATGTTACTATTTCCGGTTTAAGTAAGAATAGTTCATTTTTACGGTGTACGACGAATATCATAGTGGATGAAAGGGAAATCCGAGCTTTCGTCGCCCGTATGAAATTTCACAGTGGACGCGCTTTTTCACAGGCATTTCCTATATTGGAAACTGACATACCAGGGTTTGACTCGAGGGCAACCGTAATCGGATCTCCTTTGAGTCCTCAGGGAATAGCATTAGCCCTTAGAAGACATTCCCCCGAGCCTTGGACATTGATGCGCTTGGTTAACTCAGGCATGATTGATTGTCATACAGCTGCACTAATATCTTTCCTGATAGATGGTAGGTCCACTATCTTAATTTGCGGGCCCAGAGGAGCAGGGAAATCAACATTATTAGGAGCCATCCTTTTTGAATTCCCGCCTGGCCAGAGAATCCTAACCATCGAAGATACCCTTGAGCTTCCAATTCGGCAAATGCAATCCATGGGATATAAGGTTCAATCCCTTGTGATAAATAATTCAGGCCAAGTAAATCTCGAATCGGCCGCAGAAGAAGCATTACGTGTTTCACTCCGTATGGGTGAATCAGCCATTGTTTTAGGAGAAGTACGTGGTCGAGAAGCTCAGGTCTTATACGATGGGATGCGAACTGGGAAGGCTGGATCAAGTGTGCTGGGAACCATTCATGGAGAATCGGCCGTTTCAGTGTATGAAAGAGTGGTTCACGACATGGGAATCGCGCCAGAGGCATTTCTAGCAACCGATGCGGTGTTGACCATTGGCCTTATCAGACCTCGCGGATCGCAAAAGCCAACGCGCAAATTAATTGAAATCTCGGAAGTGGTGCGCGGACGGCCAGGAGATTTTAGGAATATTATTAATTTTCATGAGAACGGATGCTCAGACATTTTAAAAAATGGGTCGCAATTAATAGATAAAATCGCGCAGTCATGGAATATAAGTTTTCAAGAAGCCCTGGAAAATGTTTGCGCTAGGGCAAGAATGAGGGAGATTCTTCTAAACAATGCAATTAAGAGAAGTATGGATTTCCTTTCACCTGGTTGGACTAGAAGGGCCAATTCTCACCTCTGGGAGGGTATTGAAAAAGGAAAAGATTTGTTTGAAATCGTTCAAGAATTCGAGATGCTGGTTAAGGAAGGGGAGGTCCAGTCATGAAAATCTTTTTGGCTCTTCATTTACAACCGCCTCCATTTTTTGAAAAGTTTCTGGCACCTCCTTCGGATATTGTTACAAGAGAATACATGCGCCGA
This genomic stretch from Methanomassiliicoccales archaeon harbors:
- a CDS encoding type II/IV secretion system ATPase subunit yields the protein MSLTPCNEDYEKWHLRRQIQSIALKELRKEVQRRKMYQGKESHEIEQRLLSMAEVVTRYTAGLGLFEILLSDRRLEDIYVDAPCETNPIHVTISGLSKNSSFLRCTTNIIVDEREIRAFVARMKFHSGRAFSQAFPILETDIPGFDSRATVIGSPLSPQGIALALRRHSPEPWTLMRLVNSGMIDCHTAALISFLIDGRSTILICGPRGAGKSTLLGAILFEFPPGQRILTIEDTLELPIRQMQSMGYKVQSLVINNSGQVNLESAAEEALRVSLRMGESAIVLGEVRGREAQVLYDGMRTGKAGSSVLGTIHGESAVSVYERVVHDMGIAPEAFLATDAVLTIGLIRPRGSQKPTRKLIEISEVVRGRPGDFRNIINFHENGCSDILKNGSQLIDKIAQSWNISFQEALENVCARARMREILLNNAIKRSMDFLSPGWTRRANSHLWEGIEKGKDLFEIVQEFEMLVKEGEVQS